In Clavibacter californiensis, the sequence TCCTCGAGATGCAGCTCCGACGCCTCGCCGCGCTCGAGCGCCAGAAGATCCAGGACCAGGCGGCCGAGCTCGAGCAGCGCATCGCCGAGTACAAGCACATCCTGGCGACGCCCACCGTGCAGCGCGAGATCATCAGCACCGAGCTGCAGGAGATCACCGACAAGTACGGCGACGACCGGCGCACGGAGATCATGCTCGGCTTCGACGGCGACATGAGCATGGAGGACCTCATCCCCGAGGAGGAGATGGTGGTCACGGTCACGCGCGGCGGGTACATCAAGCGCACGCGCATCGACAACTACCGCAGCCAGCACCGTGGCGGCAAGGGCGTCCGCGGCGCGCAGCTCCGGGCGGACGACGTGGTCGAGCACTTCTTCGTCACGACCACGCACCACTGGCTCCTCTTCCTCACGGACAAGGGCCGCGTCTACCGCGCCAAGGCGTACGAGCTGCAGGAGGCCGGCCGCGACGCCAAGGGCCAGCACGTGGCGAACCTGCTCGCCATGCAGCCGGACGAGGAGATCCAGCAGGTCCTCGACATCCGCGACTACCAGGTGGCGCAGTACCTCGTGCTCGCCACCCGCGACGGCCTGATGAAGAAGACGGCCCTCACGGAGTACGACACGAACCGCACCGGCGGCATCATCGCGATCAACCTCCGCGACGGCGACGCCCTCGTCTCGGCGCTCCTCGTGGACGAGGACGACGACCTGCTCCTCGTGTCCCGCAAGGGCATGTCGCTGCGATTCTCCGCCGACAACCAGGCGCTCCGTCCGATGGGTCGATCCACGTCCGGCGTGAAGGGCATGACGTTCCGCGGGGACGACACGCTGCTCAGCGCATCCGTGGTCGGCGAGCAGGGATACGTGTTCGTCGTCACCGAGGGCGGCTTCGCGAAGCGCACCGCCGCGGACCAGTACCGCGTGCAGAACCGCGGCGGCATGGGCATCAAGGTGGCCAAGCTGCAGGACGCGCGAGGCGACCTGGCCGGCGCGCTCATCGTGGGCGAGGAGGACGAGATCCTCGTCGTGCTCGCCAGCGGCAAGGTGGTACGGTCTGTCGTGGCCGAGGTCCCGGCTAAGGGCCGCGACACCATGGGTGTCGTGTTCGCCCGGTTCGCGGACGACGACAGGATCATCTCACTGGCCAAGAACTCCGAACGCAACCTGGTGGTCCCCGAAGGTGCGCCCGACGCGTCCGACGGTACCGCTGCTGGAAAGGGAACACCTGATGAGTAGTGTCGCCGAGAAGCTCGCGAAGAAGTCGTCGCGGGCCACCACCACCAAGCAGGTTCGTCTCAAGCTCGTCTACGTCGACTTCTGGTCGGCGCTGAAGCTCGCGTTCCTCTTCTCCGTGGTGCTCGGCATCGTCACCGTCGTCGCGACGTTCCTCATCTACGTCGTGCTGCAGACCACGAACGTGTTCGGCACGGTCGACCAGCTGTTCCAGGAGGTGTCCGGATCCGCGGACTTCTCCCTCCAGGATGTCTTCGGCC encodes:
- a CDS encoding DUF3566 domain-containing protein, whose protein sequence is MSSVAEKLAKKSSRATTTKQVRLKLVYVDFWSALKLAFLFSVVLGIVTVVATFLIYVVLQTTNVFGTVDQLFQEVSGSADFSLQDVFGLGQVLGFAIVVAVLNIVVGTVLGAVAALLYNLSVRITGGVLVGFTNA